A genomic window from Streptomyces sp. NBC_01429 includes:
- a CDS encoding RtcB family protein, whose protein sequence is MSYVEIPGAKVPIRMWADPATVDGGAMQQLHNVATLPWIKGLAVMPDVHYGKGATVGSVIAMHGAVCPAAVGVDIGCGMSAVKTSLTANDLPGDLSRLRSKIEQAIPVGRGMHDDAVDPGRLHGFPTAGWGEFWGRFDGVAEAVKFRQERAIKQMGTLGSGNHFVEFCIDQSDSVWLMLHSGSRNIGKELADHHIGQAQKLPHNQGLVDRDLAVFIADTPQMAAYRNDLFWAQEYAKYNRAIMMGLFQDVVRKEFKKARVTFDDVISCHHNYVAEEQYDGMDLLVTRKGAIRAGSGDFGIIPGSMGTGSYIVKGLGNAASFNSASHGAGRKMSRNAAKRRFSTQDLEEQTRGVECRKDSGVVDEIPGAYKPIEKVIDQQRDLVEVVAKLKQVICVKG, encoded by the coding sequence ATGTCGTATGTAGAGATACCGGGCGCGAAGGTGCCCATCCGGATGTGGGCCGACCCCGCGACGGTCGACGGCGGCGCGATGCAGCAGCTCCACAATGTCGCCACCCTGCCATGGATCAAGGGCCTCGCCGTCATGCCCGACGTGCACTACGGCAAGGGCGCGACGGTCGGCTCGGTCATCGCGATGCACGGCGCGGTCTGCCCGGCGGCGGTCGGTGTGGACATCGGCTGCGGGATGTCCGCCGTCAAGACGTCCCTGACGGCGAACGACCTCCCGGGCGACCTGTCCCGCCTGCGCTCCAAGATCGAGCAGGCGATCCCGGTGGGCCGCGGCATGCACGACGACGCGGTGGATCCGGGGCGGCTGCACGGGTTCCCGACGGCGGGGTGGGGCGAGTTCTGGGGGCGGTTCGACGGGGTCGCCGAGGCGGTCAAATTCCGTCAGGAACGCGCCATAAAGCAGATGGGAACGCTCGGAAGCGGAAACCATTTCGTTGAATTCTGTATTGATCAGTCGGATTCTGTCTGGCTGATGCTCCACTCCGGTTCCCGGAACATCGGTAAGGAACTGGCCGACCACCACATCGGCCAGGCGCAGAAGCTGCCCCACAACCAGGGGCTGGTCGACCGTGACCTGGCGGTCTTCATCGCGGACACCCCGCAGATGGCGGCGTACCGGAACGATCTTTTCTGGGCGCAGGAGTACGCGAAGTACAACCGCGCGATCATGATGGGGCTTTTCCAGGACGTGGTCAGGAAGGAATTCAAGAAGGCCCGGGTCACCTTCGACGACGTCATCTCCTGCCACCACAACTACGTGGCGGAGGAACAGTACGACGGCATGGACCTGCTGGTCACACGTAAGGGCGCGATCCGGGCCGGGAGCGGCGATTTCGGCATCATCCCGGGCTCGATGGGCACCGGTTCGTACATCGTGAAGGGCCTCGGCAACGCGGCGTCGTTCAATTCGGCCTCGCACGGCGCGGGCCGGAAGATGAGCCGCAACGCGGCGAAGCGCCGCTTCTCGACCCAGGACCTGGAGGAGCAGACGCGGGGTGTGGAGTGCCGTAAGGACTCCGGCGTCGTGGACGAGATCCCGGGCGCGTACAAGCCGATCGAGAAGGTGATCGATCAGCAGCGGGACCTGGTCGAGGTGGTCGCGAAGCTGAAGCAGGTCATTTGTGTGAAGGGCTGA
- a CDS encoding DUF3558 domain-containing protein, translated as MQPKARHAYVPGLAALLVVAVAGCSGASDGDGSASDSKPGGPTSATVAQPGKYRTLREACGTVPRSTIKELLPGTATLPEAEQTKAYRGTPSVTYDTDRRVGCSWKADAPAASHQLVIDLERVVSYDPAVSDADRAQEVYAKQETAADLPLPRGGDGTGSTSGTGDTDSPGAGTPSGSPSETGAASGKGSESGSGTDSGTGARTQTASASDSSSDSASETPDGLEPRVLDGLGDAAFLDDVLTRSGSATQRRTVSVVFRTSNVIVTVRYSEQPARSSAVPDSQELQEKARDLARKLVDQLNA; from the coding sequence GTGCAGCCAAAGGCGCGCCACGCGTACGTCCCCGGCCTGGCGGCGCTTCTCGTGGTGGCCGTGGCCGGCTGCTCGGGCGCCAGTGACGGCGACGGTTCGGCCTCCGACTCCAAGCCGGGCGGCCCCACCAGTGCCACCGTCGCGCAGCCCGGCAAGTACCGCACCCTCCGGGAAGCCTGCGGAACCGTGCCGCGCTCCACGATCAAGGAGCTGCTCCCCGGCACCGCCACGCTCCCCGAAGCCGAGCAGACCAAGGCCTACCGGGGCACGCCCTCCGTCACGTACGACACCGATCGCCGCGTCGGGTGCAGCTGGAAGGCCGACGCCCCGGCCGCCTCGCACCAGTTGGTGATCGACCTCGAACGCGTGGTGTCGTACGACCCGGCCGTGAGCGACGCCGACCGGGCGCAGGAGGTCTACGCGAAGCAGGAGACCGCCGCGGACCTGCCACTCCCCAGAGGCGGCGACGGTACGGGCAGCACGAGCGGCACGGGCGATACGGACAGCCCTGGGGCCGGGACGCCGAGCGGCTCGCCCTCCGAGACGGGAGCCGCCTCCGGCAAGGGCTCCGAGTCCGGCTCGGGCACGGACTCCGGCACCGGGGCCAGGACCCAGACCGCCTCGGCCTCCGACAGCAGCTCCGACAGCGCCTCCGAAACCCCCGACGGCCTTGAGCCCCGCGTCCTGGACGGCCTCGGCGACGCCGCCTTCCTGGACGATGTCCTCACCCGCTCCGGTTCGGCCACCCAGCGCCGCACGGTCAGCGTGGTGTTCCGCACATCGAACGTGATCGTGACCGTCCGGTACAGCGAGCAGCCGGCCCGCTCCTCGGCCGTCCCGGACAGCCAGGAACTCCAGGAAAAGGCCCGCGACCTGGCCAGGAAGCTCGTCGACCAGCTCAACGCCTGA